The nucleotide sequence AATCGAGAAAGCAGGCTGCTTTTTCTGGTCTAGATACGCGATACGCGGCAGCAGATAGTCAAGCTGGGTTTTTCCCTTGCCTGGCATTCTTTGGGTCCAGTCCTCCAGAGTGGTAAGCAATATGGTTGTGCAGCGCATCTTTTCAAGACGTTGTTCTgaccgtgcgtttctggatgaGGTGGTTCTCCGTCCCCCGATTATGGGCACGAGCACTGTATTCCATGTCTGGGGGTTCAGCATGTTGATGTGGTGCTTGCGGGCAGTCCATGTCTGTTGCGCAATTAAGATCACGGCTCACTCTTTCTAAAGGGCGACCCACCCCAGTGGTCCCCTGCACCACGGTTGGCACTCGGGCACATCTTAGGGTCAATATATTAGTAAATCCACCGCCCTCGGGCTTGTGGACCTCTTGCTCCTTCacgcgctccatccaagcttcgagtGAGAGAAGCGCTCTGTCCTCCCAGTTGATCACCCTCTCACATGATGACACCGAGGAGTAGATGTCCATCACTGCATCGGAGTGTGGACTGACATTGTCTGATGAGGATTCGAACCCGATCCCTCCCTCCTGGTGAGTGCAGTGTCGGATCTAGAAGCAGACATGATGGCAATGCTTTTCCGGGCTGCTTTGGCTGTGGGTCTGGAAATGATTTATCCCCAGCCCCGCGGCCAGATCAACTAGATGGGTGTTATGTAAAGGGTATAAAGAAGGCAAGACCTTCTAAGCCTCCCGTCCCCTTCCTTCCGGTAGTGCACAGTaagctcacgcagtcttggagggcacctttctctgcccgatCTGCATGCGTATTTGTCCTTACCACCCTAGACAGCGGAGTTGCCAGGGGGTACGAGTCGATTCCCTAGATTGAGCGTGCCATTGCAGACAATTTATGTCCACATGGTGCCTCTTCCTGGCCTCAGGAAGCCTCGCCTCCTGTCCAAGGCGTGTAGGTTATTTGCCTCCCTCAGAGCCAGAGCCTACTTCTCTCACACTCCCAGCCCCTGCTCTGGACCCTGGGTGTGAGGTTAGAGTGAACCTCTCACCTCCTGCTCTTCCGTGGGACCCCAGCGCTCTCCGGTTGAGCTCTCCCACTCTGCACTGCCCCACCGCTGGTGCGTCAGCATTTGTGTTGATGGTGCCACTTGCAAGGGCTTTGCCAGCCTGGTCAGCTCTGGCCAGCCTGTTGCAATGGCTCATTTATatgatcagactcggctatgcgattcgaTTCTCGATGCGGCTTCCCAAGTTCATGGATGTTTATTTCACCAGGGTAAGCTTTGCATCTGCGCCTGTCTTACGAGcagagattgctgtcctcctggcgaaggatgcatttaagccggtccctccagccgagcTGAGAAGCGGGTGTTACAGCCCTTACTGCATCATACCCAAAAAGAGTGGTGGGCaatggccaatcctagatctgcaagTTTTGAACTGCTGTCTTTACGGGCTGCCATTCAGAATGCTTATGCAGAAGTGTATCCTCCAGTGTGTTcatcctcgggattggtttgcagcaatagacctgaaggacgagTACTTTCATGTCTTCAtacttccacgccaccgtcagtttctgcggtttgcattCCAAGGTTGAGTCTGGCagtacaaagtcctcccctttgGGCTCTCTCTGTCGTCATGGGTTTTTGCCCTTTTGGCTCgcaggcatccgcatactcaattatcttgacgactggctgatttgaGCTCACTCGACAgatcaattgattatgcacagagacaggGTGTCTAGTCACCTTGACCTACTAGTACTTCAGGTCAACCTAGAAAAGAGCAAGCTCGCCCCCGTGTAGAgcatcttttttttcccccaagaGCACGCCGATGCTGACCTGTCTGAGAGAGTTTGACAGAAAAATTGTGGTCCCACTGATATTATTTTAGAGGATCCTGGGACATATGGCATTCACAGCCGCTGTCTCGCTGCTCGGGTTGCACCATATGAGAGCGCTTCAGCATTGGCTTCACGATCAGGTTCCCAGACGCACATGACATGCGGGCATGCACCGAGAGACTCCATTTCGCTGTGTCACCATGTCCTCAGCCCTTTGGATGGACCCTGCATTTCTATAGGCCTGTGTGCCTCTAAAACAAGTGTCCAGGCATGTCATCGTTCTGACAAATGCTTGCAGTTGTGCTGGGGGACCGTGTGCAACTCTGGGTATGTGGTAGGAACCGTGGTAGGAACCTGGTTGCATTGGCATTATAATTGCTTGGAGCTGTTGGCAGTTTTGTTGACAATACTGCCCACTGTTTATAAAGCATTTTATCTACTGTGGTAATGTCATGGCTGTTTGAGCAAttaaattttgtttatatattatgttatgttatattaaattatatttgtgtgtacttttttgtgtgtaaattttAAATTATAAGCAATTTGtgaaatttataattaaattattttcatattttatttacaccaCATATCAAtccattatttgttatttaattgaCATTTATATTGTTCCTGGAACAGTGCTTTCCCAATTAGCCAGTGTATCAACACACTGTTTATTCTGCAGTATCTTAAAAAGAGTCATTCATAGCTAATTTTGGGttcaaataaagatttttttgtgCTCTGTGGTGATATTTTCATGTCAGTTTTTTGATCATCTTAGTGGGCAAGACCCGAAAAAACCAagaccaagaaaaaaaataaaggctgTAATGTATATGATAAGCTGTAATTTAAAGGCTGTCAAATATATGGTAGTTCATACcccttttaaattgtttaattaataaagaTTTGTATAGGCATATTAGAGGCTATATGTAATATTATCTTCCATCAGCAAAGAGTGATTCAACATAAATGTTCTATTTTGATGAGCCAAAATGtctaaaaaactattttttttccaatatatataatatatattcttaAATTTGTGAACATTCACAAAAACTCCACCCATTTGAAGTTTTTCACAAGAACTGAATATTACACAACTCTGGTCTGTGGGTGGgaaataaagtttaataaaagGAACTCACCACCGCTGAAAGTGATTAATTACTTTGTCAACTCGTCGCTGTAAACAAACAACTATGCTGGCGCAGATTGTTCTTCTGCTTTGTTTGTCAGGTGAATTTGAAAACTAATTTTGACAATAAAGAAACATCAAATTTGGATGTTTTCAGCATGTTTTGTAAAAATAACGTGGTTTTTATGTTTAGTCAATACTTGAAAATTTAAGCTACAATAGTTGtgtaaaaaacactttaatacttGTTTTTTGATTCTACATTGTTATAAACAGCCATGGCAACAGCAGCTGATGATTGTCCTACAGTGGTAAGTTGAGCAATATATGCTCACTATCTTTTTTAATCCATCTTTTACCAGCTATTTGTATGTGAATTTATTTATAGCCAAACTGCAGTCAATACCACCTGCCCGCCTGCACCAAGGAATATTGGCCTGTGTGTGGTACAGATGGAAATACATATGGAAATGAGTGCGTGCTGTGTGCAAAAATTCTGTAAGTAGACCTGTAATTCAAGTTTATAATGTTTGGTTTATCTACTAGTTTTAATGTTCTCTTTAAACTGACCATCTTGTTGCAGTGAGGAAAAGCTCAACATCATATTAATCTCCAAAAAGGGTGAATGCTGAGCCAGATCCACTCAGTTTATTTGGGATGACATGAAGGCTGGAACCATGTGTTGCTTTTTACTGGGTTTTCATCTCAAAATGAAGAATTTGTTCCTTTTTAAAGTATTAATCTTTGAATAAACCCTTGATATACAAGTCAGTGTTTTGTTATTTGAATTCTGATTGTAAAACATCTGGAAAAATTCAACTATGAGGTCTAATAAAATGTTGTCTTGAGTGTTACATTTTTATCATGACTCTAGAGATCCTTATGGGGTTTTATCTCTTGGGgattttacaaaatacaaaaatctgAATCAAATAATAAGGAAATGGTCTAAATAAAGCTTTGAGTGTAGTTAACATAAAGATGTGTGGAACAGtctcagttaaaaaaataaataaataaattgtggcaAAATAAGTTTTTAAGAATAAGAATGAGGTCAACTTCAATCATGGGACAGAAGCTTACTTGTTTGTTGCAAATAAAGCAGTACAAATCAATAGTAAAACCAACAAAATTCAATTTCCCTCTTTAGAATGATAGAAAAGTGGTAAAGGTTTTTGATTAAACAAAAGTAATACTTCAACACCAAGAATAACCAAGTCTTCATCTATTTGGGATTAAATATACTGTAACTACAGTACATACAAATCAATTTAGTCGAAGACTGCTGGACCTCTGCCTGATAGGCTCCTTTAACTAAATATATTACAACCAATATAgtttgtattttcattttgtgCATTTGGACCTAAGTATTGGGGATAAAAAAAAACTCCAACTAGCTTTTTACTTAGTGTCActatcaccagcgatctaacctgtatagattgctggagaacattaaaactacaaactacaaaaactacaaaaactacaaatcttgtcatccacacacacacacacacacacacacacacacacacacacacacacacacacctgtttcggTTCTCCTTTGattactcacacacacagctAGAAGttgctcaaagactgattacatagacacacacacacatacacatgacaCCTAGTGGTCGTTTTTTATGTGTTACCCTGAAACAGCTTTAGAAAAGAAACAGTTgaaactagggttgggcatctaagctataatgccgatccgatacgcatctcgatacaaagaatacgatccgatatattagcgatacatttgtgacatattgcgatgcgacacgatacgattcacacccatatcacgatacgatgcgatatttcagcactaattagatcaagtttatgagatgatgtgaaagaggatgctgtgccattgaatgagtttgattatttataaaccaagcaaaaccaagacttttttttacaaactggctcttctctcagagccagagtgtcagtttacagtagagggccattttagaacatatagcaaatattatttaagtattttcaagataaacagaatgtataagtgcaatatatattaaaaaaatatatatatatttgcactctttcaacataaataaatttagcattgcacaacaagaattgtgatttaacttttcaactatgaaaacaagttttacaaagatattttgccactgattattcaaaacttaaggttgtgaactagcagtgttatgctgctttgaaacatcactgtcactgtaaacaacaggctaataaaaatataacaaaccagcaatcttcttgctgtgaggtggtcaaactacccactgtgccaccgtgacacccaattatttttatcattattattattaatattattattattataattaaataaaaattaacaggaggaggtgtttaaaaccttcgttctccgtgacactaggctgaatatctttgcagatgaacaatgcaatagcattcgttattggcgtagagcgagcagaactgttgcgcacggaaaaaaaacttgcaatgcttttctcaccacttttggagctggttgaagcagtgcgaaagccggggatgcagaaacactggaagatgccttcacaacaacaccgtggcgctgcttcaagtgagatttcagattagtcgtactgcccgcgtattttacagatgcgcggcacattttgcaaattgcatctgtcctgtcatgtcgtccatccttaaatccataatgttgcttgccatactttagatttaaaactcagtggggaatacaatgtttgttttgcttctcgcactttctgagggcgctccactagcttcatccgcacacctgatacactgagttgtagtgtgagtgtacacatccgcaaatccgttgctaaggcttactttatgtaggtcgattaaattatgcgccaaaaacaggttgacaacacttgttaataaataaaaaatacattctatattaaaaatataagctgtatctcggaaaaatcgatgcatctcgcaaaaaccgatgtatctcgatttgcttccaaaatttcattcatcctctgctgctcaaccgattcactcgcatcgtgcacgcgcatgaccgcgtatcgatacatatcggttaatcttcccatccctagttgaAACAGAAACAGAGCTGGGAAGCATagtgtagggatagtttacagtttgacccaaagaatgaccagtctgatagatgaagaagagccggagtcagagatttaaataaataaatcaagttactGAAGATAGTTTCCACATGGTGtttgtgcgtacaattctgaacaatatctaaacataaacgtcagacaccccttagactgattagagctgactccagacctgtgaaacggatcaaaaatcaaataaaacacacacacttaaagtataatctgtttcttatccaagtgTGTCCGAGTGTATtttcagccgtctttatcaaaactggttaaaaaccggtatcatctacattcaggcagttaaaatatccttactacacaaagtctattttaaataaaaagtagaatcactttaaaagaattaactgttaaaacagtaaaatcacttttagacattttagatagtattaactcatagaaataacaatagaaacagttgtttccagtcctcagccctcagttccactcaaggtcacTCTGACCTAGTTtactggctcctgaaaatagttataaagagacaggcaaatgcactgaacattcttaaattaagcaatgtgttaacttattcattaattaaaatcaattcacagttaaatactgagaaacaggatgatgaaaaggataaacgttgatccatgatgagacggattggaaagcagaaatccgaatccttcaatagcgtcccggactggcagggttcgtgctgtcacatccggggaagtgggaaaagtgctctttcattgatgtttttgtggcactgaaaagtgccgttggaaatggggcccgcCCCTCCAGCAGGGAAAGAGCAAAATCCCTCTTCTCTGAATGGCCTGTGTCAGGGACGATTTGCgttccgtttaccggacttaccggcgccctgggcagggggaCTGCCTGCTTCCCAGGTGCTCGACACGCCTGCTTCGACGGAGGTGCAGGCGAAGGCAGGGCAGCACTCGTAGGCGGGGGCTCTCAGCGAGGAGCAGCTGATGTGGATGGTTTAGTGGGAGGAGAGAGCTTACGGTCCAACCGATAGATGACAATACCCATCACCTgcgactgctctctcaccgccttgaactcctgggtgaattcactgaCGGTgttgccgaacaggccagcctgggatatgggggagtcaagaaagcgaactttgtcgactttgcgcatatcagccaggtttagccagaggtggcactcctggaccactaatgctgacatcgtcctccccaacgcacacgcagcggacttagtggtccaaAGAGCAAAGTTGTTTGCTGTGCAAAACTGATATAACAAGtctgggttggacccgccctcgtgcagctcggccagcgcctgcatTTGGTATCGCTGGTAGGTtgccatcgcatgcaaggcgaAAGCAGCCTGGcctgcagccttgtaagctctggctccgagggaggcagattacctacaggctttggacgggagacgaggcggactCTGCCAAGCAGAGGTGCCACACGGACAAAGATTGACAGTAATCGCGAGCTCGACCTCTTGCCcgctccaccgtcaagagtggtgagggcggaggaacacgcagcatgggcagagaaaggtgccctccaagactgcatgagcctactgtgcacctctggGAAGAAGGGGATGAGAGGCTTCAAAGGCTTAGCCTTCTGGTCCTccacgtagcacccatctagttggTCCGGTCACGGAGCTGGGGGAttaaccatctccaaccccacgactgaagcagcccgggaaagcatggctaacatgtccgtttcaggatccgttttgacagcgctcacctgctcggagggggcgagcgggtctggatcatcatcggacaatgaaagcccaccctacGATGCCGTGGTGGACGTCTGGTCCCAGGTGTCATTAAGCGtgtaggagtccatctattagcccaatgacgaaactaactgcatggtcgaaggtttattgcatgtaagccttttctagtgcttatgaaaagaattttattatttattagaatttatttgtattcgttttttagctccgaattcaatctgactccaatttaaatgatcctaaaatttcgattatatttctaattgtaagaatggatcacattcatcatttatgatctaatttagagttttgatattttctgaggTCCGATATTCTAAATTGTGTGTTCATTAGGGACCTACGTCGCTCAGAGTTCCACGCCCTGGGTTTGCGCTTCTTCTCACGCACAATATGTCGGcactctgaaaatagtcagaggatgcaggattaactatATTTGAATAAGCTGGTCGCATTAACGCTTACCTAGTCATTAAAAAATAGATCCTTAGCCAAGCCCATACAACTTGTTATTTCCAGTGGTTGAATGACTAAAAAGTCTACATGTTATCGGCACGCTATGGCTAACAATAATCAAATGTGCCTATTAATCAATTCAATTATGCCATACTTTAAAGGTAATGAGACTCCGCATAATCTACTGGATATAATGAATTcgcaaaactccagaattaatcaaaacttaacattttatttgtcaggtaaaattgtattctgccaattaaataaaaaatcatcaggaagccaattcagaattgagactgtaacaatacaacatccattaatcaaagataaatcaaacagttaagagatgcatacctgaccagagaaatacattgcagcataagtctcagagatgctgcaatgggctgtctttttacaagatctcccCCCATCCTAAAGCATATcttaccttatatactcaagtcaaaacaaacagccataaattcaagacaatagaagtgTCACAGAAACCCTGGCCTGGTGAATTTGAGGATTTAACCATCTCTAAGGAGGGAGAGCATCTTATCAAAATCTTATAgaagtcaaaaaccaaatcaacatataccagtaaaatattactgtaaaattaagaccactttaccaatcacacagagacatttaaagtcataccaaacatgaatatagtgctgcaagatacaccatgtttaaaccttgaacattttatgtgaaatgtgctctgaTCAGCAAGTCGCTTAAAGGTCAAGAAGGGGGGCTTGGAGTGAAAGTAAAGGATGCATTCCTGCATTCTTCCCTGCTGTAGTgtagctctgtttctccagcctgtgttttcattgtcaacagtgatttgaatagaacagtggaacagttggtttcttcatcacttctTTTGTCTAATGAAATTTcataacagttctcagggtctgaTTTTTGGGATCCTTACAAGCGTAACGGCTACCAtatggttagacggatcacttcCTCTGCCCGTGCTCGTGCCCATTATccggggacaggaaaccaccgcatcgagaaatgcacagtcggagcgccatcctgaaaaggacatgtagcatgactgtgttgctcttttaggaaatttGCAACTTATACGCACCACTCTGAAGGAACGGACCCAAAGTACGCCAGGCAAGGAAGaatcccagctcgaccgtctgttGCCGCGTGTACCCACTCTGGACCAGGAGACCGCTCTTGTTCGCTCAAATCACTGGATCaaagcaggaggaaccctcatcaactctctcagaaggctgtaacagtctctgaagcgaaaaggatagcgtttggcacctccgtgaagttggcaccccataaaagCAAAAAATCCCCATAACTATGCCATTTGTTTGTGctacgtttgtgctgatttgtgccaCAGAAAACAAACGTTTGTGCTGTtttggggtctgagatattaagcttTTTTTTGACCGTGTGACGTCACTTTCCACCCCATGTTGCTCAAATGACTTCAAATCCGCACATGTCGTtagtgcttaatttgtgccggTTTGTGCCATTAAAACGAACACAGTATCTGTTTTCCTCTTTtagatataattaaaatatttcggGATCCGTGACGTCACTCCCCACCCCAGGTTGTCTAAATCACACCAAACTCGTATCATTCGTTAGTGCTCGGTTTGTGTTGGTTTGTGCTGTTAAAACGAACACGGTATCTGTTTTCCTCTTTtagatataattaaaatatttcgggagccgtgacgtcactctccaccccaggttGTCTAAATCACACCAAACTTGGGTCATTCGTTAGTGCTcagtttgtgctggtttgtgccgttaaaataaacactgtatctatgtttattgtttagatattgcctaatcaaaacacttCGGGAGCCAATCAATCTGCCAACATCAATCTGCGCCCTAAATCGCACAAAATGTATgatattctaaaatattttaattagtttgtgCTGATATAATTTTCATTTGTGATGctttattatttagatattaaaataGCCTAAGCCAATATGCCTATATGAgatctttttttttatcagaaaaaaaataaacatgaagcCCAACCATCTTTTTGACAGATTTAATTTCTAAAGTGAAAGGGCTTGGCTAATCTAAAGATAATTTGCTTCAATCCTGCCTAACTTTCAATTTCATGGTCATGCATGCTAGTTTAACGGTCACATCCATCGATAAATAGCCTACTTTGTTTTAGTCTCATATCCAGCATGTCTGTGAGGCTTAACGCtagagaaaaaaaagtgtatatatatatatatatatatatatatatatatatatatatatatatatatatatatatatatatacacatacacatacatacatacatacatacatatatatatatatatatatatatatatatatatatatatatatatatatatatatttatatatattttatatatataaaaccaaaaCTTAGTTTATTTAAAGACAAACGtaatattttgtcatattttagttatctttagttatattattattattattattattattatttatactgtaTGCTTATTCGACAGATAATTTTCctggagttaaaaaaaaaaaaaaactacaagctTACATGACGGGCAAATTTATgtcattataaataaaacttatacTTTTCTTCATGAATAAAAAACTATTTGATTGTATTATTTTCGCTCTAATTACACAGAGAGGCTActacaggggtccgttcttcgtacctcgcttaaatgatctaagattatttggcagatcctggatcttttaatcttgataactgatctctcgctaatttggttcttcaaacaagttcgcgaattagattagaatgtctggataaactgatctgagatcgctgcgtgtgttgtgaaggacagatctatcgatcctcgaaatcatgatcagcaatgcaatgattggctgacggcacagcagcataatgacatcatctgattaatattcaattatccatgtgagcaaaattacatcaaattagaagggtttgtttaatatgacacgcaagaactttccacatttgttgtgagctgcaggctttactctttcatttgtcaagacaagagtattcatcatgcatttcaatgcaaatcaatgtatttagttctacatttagaaaagattttctttattattgtagccgttttttaatcggtgtaaagaataactggttgtttacaaaagcattttcatattggtaaaggtgtctgcaacttttgtgaagcatcaatcactggcatattaactatcaaaacatgtttatgactgcataaatgtattattgctttaaaaaaaaagtcacatattgtgcatttctattatacacaatttgttctaaagcgatcaaaaaagttcataccaataagttttctctttgcaccaccagatggcagtctttgttcatttcgagggtgcagattgcatacgttttattaatatgtataactttatttattttattaatgactttaactttatatatatatagttaaaaaatatgtaccattttcccaagtgtatataactactactgtaagaaaatatcagaattcggaacatacttactgtattatctttgcttgaactgagccgatctaatcctgtttatatgaattgaacctgctcccgatcaggtttgacctagcagaactgttgctatgacaacaactctcagatcagctttgaagaacgaaacgatcctggatcatgtcaaatcgtcaatatccaaatccagctaactgagtaatccacgtacgaagaatggaccccaggggtccgttcttcgtacctcgcttaaatgatctaagattatttggcagatcctggatcttttaatcttgataactgatctctcgctaatttggttcttcaaacgagttcacgaatcagattaaaatgtctggatgaactgatctgagatcgctgcgtgtgttgtgaaggacagatctatcgatcctcgaaatcatgatcagcaatgcagcgattggctgacggcacagcagagtaatgacatcatctgattaatattcaattatccatgtgagcaaaattacatcaaattagcagtaactggtttgttaaatatgacacgcaataaccttccacatttgttgtgagctgcaggctttacactttcatttgtcaagagtattcatcatgtatttcaatgcaaatcaatgtatttagttctacatttagaaaatattttctttattatagtagccatttttttaatctgtgtaaagaataactggatgtttacaaaagcgttttcatattggtaaaggcgtctgcaacttttgtgaagcatcaaatcactggcatattaactatcaaaacatgtttatgactgctgaaatgtattattgctttacaaaagtgacatattgtgcatttctattatacacaatttgtactaaagcgatcaaaaaagttcatatcaataagttttctctttgcaccaccaggtggcagtctttgtactttcatttcgagggtgcagattgcatacgttttattaatatgtataactttatttattttattaataactataactttatatatttagttaaaaatatgtaccattttaccaagtgtatataactactactgtaagaaaatatcagaattgggaacatactttctgtattatctttgcttgaactgagccgatctaatcctgtttatatgaattgaacctgctcccgatcaggtttgacctagcagaactgttgctatgacaacaactctcggatcagctttgaagaacgaaacgatcctggatcgtgtcaaatcgtcaatatccaaatccagctaactgagtaatccacgtacgaagaacggaccccaggtgtgAAATGCCTCTGTTGTGTAATATTGTTGTTAGATATGCCCATGGCAGTCACTTAGATGTTGTTTATAGACTATCACTAAAAGTTTAGAATTTCAATAGCCTATTAGCTT is from Danio rerio strain Tuebingen ecotype United States chromosome 14, GRCz12tu, whole genome shotgun sequence and encodes:
- the spink2.11 gene encoding uncharacterized protein LOC100537859 precursor, which gives rise to MLAQIVLLLCLSAMATAADDCPTVPNCSQYHLPACTKEYWPVCGTDGNTYGNECVLCAKILEEKLNIILISKKGEC